One stretch of Punica granatum isolate Tunisia-2019 chromosome 5, ASM765513v2, whole genome shotgun sequence DNA includes these proteins:
- the LOC116209287 gene encoding 3-phosphoshikimate 1-carboxyvinyltransferase 2, which translates to MAQVIRIPGGSPAAQVSGNSAVSSSRPTTRFNALGSFPVRSQFLGSKLLSNVSLRAAVSASPLPLRVSASVATAEKPSKVPEIVLEPIKEISGTVRLPGSKSLSNRILLLAALSEGTTVVDNLLDSDDIHYMLGALRTLGLKVEDDKALRQAVVEGCSGLFPVGREPKDEVQLFLGNAGTAMRPLTAALAAAGGNSSYVLDGVPRMRERPIGDLVDALKQLGVDADCFQGTNCPPVRINGKGGLPGGKVKLSGSISSQYLTALLMAAPLSLGVVEIEIIDKLISVPYVEMTLKLMERFGVFVEHNESWDRFLIRGGQKYKTPGSAYVEGDASSASYFLAGAAVTGGTVTVEGCGSNSLQGDVKFAEVLEKMGAKVTWTENSVTVTGPPRDSFRRKHLRAIDVNMNKMPDVAMTLAVVALFADGPTAIRDVASWRVKETERMIAICTELKKLGATVEEGPDYCIITPPERLNVAAIDTYDDHRMAMTFSLAACAEVPVTIKDPSCTRKTFPNYFEVLESVTKH; encoded by the exons ATGGCCCAAGTGATCAGAATCCCAGGTGGGTCTCCCGCCGCCCAGGTTTCCGGCAATTCCGCTGTTTCCTCCTCCAGACCCACCACGAGATTCAACGCCCTCGGGTCATTCCCCGTGAGGTCACAGTTCCTGGGCTCGAAGCTCCTCAGCAATGTGTCTCTCAGGGCAGCAGTCAGTGCCAGTCCCCTACCTCTCAGGGTCTCCGCATCGGTGGCCACCGCAGAGAAGCCGTCGAAGGTGCCAGAGATTGTGCTGGAACCCATTAAGGAGATCTCCGGCACCGTGAGGCTGCCCGGATCCAAGTCTCTCTCAAACCGGATTCTGCTCCTCGCTGCCCTGTCTGAG GGAACGACTGTTGTAGACAACCTTTTGGATAGTGATGACATCCATTACATGCTTGGGGCATTGAGAACTCTCGGCCTAAAAGTTGAGGATGACAAGGCCCTTAGACAGGCAGTTGTTGAAGGGTGCAGTGGGCTCTTCCCGGTGGGTAGGGAGCCGAAAGATGAAGTTCAGCTCTTCCTTGGGAATGCTGGTACAGCAATGCGCCCACTTACAGCTGCTCTTGCTGCTGCTGGTGGAAACTCAAG TTATGTTCTTGATGGAGTTCCTCGAATGAGAGAGAGACCGATTGGAGATTTGGTGGATGCTCTTAAACAGCTTGGAGTGGATGCTGATTGTTTTCAAGGCACAAACTGTCCTCCTGTTCGAATAAACGGAAAAGGTGGCCTTCCAGGTGGGAAG GTGAAATTATCTGGATCTATCAGCAGTCAGTACTTGACTGCTCTGCTGATGGCAGCTCCTTTATCTCTTGGAGTAGTGGAAATCGAGATCATTGATAAACTCATATCGGTTCCTTACGTGGAGATGACCTTGAAGTTGATGGAGCGGTTTGGAGTTTTTGTGGAGCATAATGAGAGTTGGGATCGGTTCTTGATCCGAGGAGGGCAAAAATACAA GACTCCTGGAAGTGCTTATGTTGAGGGTGATGCTTCAAGCGCAAGTTACTTCCTTGCTGGTGCTGCGGTCACTGGTGGGACTGTCACTGTTGAAGGTTGTGGCTCAAACAGTTTACAG GGAGATGTGAAGTTTGCTGAAGTTCTCGAGAAGATGGGGGCCAAGGTGACCTGGACAGAGAACAGTGTCACAGTGACTGGACCACCACGAGACTCTTTCAGGAGAAAACACCTGAGAGCCATTGATGTAAACATGAATAAGATGCCTGACGTTGCCATGACTCTTGCTGTGGTTGCACTCTTCGCCGATGGTCCCACTGCCATCAGAGATG TGGCGAGTTGGAGGGTGAAAGAGACTGAACGTATGATCGCCATTTGCACGGAGCTCAAAAAG CTGGGAGCGACAGTTGAGGAAGGACCTGACTACTGCATCATAACTCCTCCAGAGAGACTGAACGTCGCAGCTATAGACACTTACGATGATCATCGGATGGCCATGACTTTCTCACTTGCGGCCTGTGCCGAAGTGCCGGTCACCATCAAGGACCCGAGTTGCACTCGGAAAACCTTCCCCAACTACTTTGAAGTTCTCGAGAGCGTGACAAAGCATTAA
- the LOC116209541 gene encoding protein transport protein Sec61 subunit beta-like gives MALGGTAPPRGSAAATASLRRRRTSGTGASGGATGTMLQFYTDDAPGLKISPNVVLIMSIGFIAFVAVLHVMGKLYFVQR, from the coding sequence ATGGCTTTAGGTGGAACAGCTCCCCCAAGGGGAAGTGCCGCAGCTACTGCGAGCttaaggaggaggaggacttCGGGGACTGGAGCCTCAGGTGGTGCGACTGGGACCATGCTCCAGTTCTACACCGATGATGCACCAGGACTGAAGATCTCCCCAAATGTTGTTCTTATCATGAGCATCGGCTTCATAGCTTTCGTTGCAGTCCTTCATGTCATGGGGAAGCTCTACTTTGTCCAACGATAG
- the LOC116209531 gene encoding 40S ribosomal protein S13-like, which translates to MGRMHSGGKGISASALPYKRTPPSWLKISSQDVEENICKFAKKGLTPSQIGVILRDSHGIAQVKSVTGSKILRLLKAHGLAPEIPEDLYYLIKTAVSIRKHLERNRKDKDSKFRLILVESRIHRLARYYKKTKKLPPVWKYESTTASTLVA; encoded by the exons ATGGGTCGCATGCACAGTGGAGG TAAGGGTATTTCAGCTTCCGCTCTGCCGTACAAGAGGACGCCTCCGAGTTGGCTGAAAATCTCTTCTCAGGAT GTTGAGGAGAACATCTGCAAGTTCGCAAAGAAAGGTCTGACTCCATCACAGATTGGTGTCATTCTGAGAGATTCTCATGGTATTGCTCAGGTTAAGAGTGTCACGGGGAGCAAGATTCTTCGACTTCTTAAGGCTCATG GTTTGGCGCCTGAAATTCCCGAGGACTTGTACTATCTCATTAAGACGGCAGTTTCCATCAGGAAGCATTTGGAGAGGAACAGGAAGGACAAGGACTCAAAGTTCAGGTTGATCCTTGTCGAGAGCAGGATCCACCGCCTTGCCCGTTACTACAAGAAGACTAAGAAGCTCCCTCCTGTCTGGAAATA TGAATCTACAACTGCCAGCACACTCGTGGCATAG
- the LOC116208831 gene encoding two-component response regulator ARR22-like produces MSNQGVATDGTSSKAGEVKISEESKSLQGGKKLSVLIVDDDQLIQMMHVALVKASGVDAEILIAENGEVAVDLCRSGKSFDLILMDKHMPIMDGVRATRELRKMGVKSMIIGVTACSMDYEVKPFIEAGLNECYQKPLDPEMTKSILAKLSKGN; encoded by the exons ATGTCGAACCAAGGTGTTGCTACTGATGGCACAAGCAGCAAAGCTGGTGAGGTCAAGATATCTGAGGAAAGCAAAAGTTTGCAGGGTGGTAAGAAGCTTTCCGTACTCATTGTTGATGATGATCAACTCATCCAGATGATGCACGTAGCCCTCGTGAAAGCCTCTGGAGTGGATGCAGAAATCCTGATAGCTGAAAATGGAGAGGTGGCAGTTGATCTTTGTCGTTCCGGGAAATCCTTCGACTTAATTCTCATGGACAAGCATATGCCCATCATGGATGGAGTTCGG GCGACAAGGGAGCTACGCAAGATGGGAGTCAAAAGTATGATCATCGGAGTGACTGCTTGCTCCATGGATTATGAAGTGAAACCTTTTATCGAAGCTGGTTTGAATGAATGCTATCAGAAGCCGCTAGATCCTGAGATGACGAAGTCGATCCTTGCAAAACTCAGCAAAGGCAACTGA
- the LOC116209086 gene encoding uncharacterized protein LOC116209086, with protein MEEDGNGEEGEKEAVDYREALLGKGRVRRVAPRLPKYRKGQATMKVDDIAMVDFSNQLCPIILVTKAELEQFRANWRSSLIVKVLGRRVSYWVLKNRLQRLWQPKGELTLTDLPNDFFIVKTHEDRDFALYRGPWTVLGHYLTVREWVPDFLPLEAKIDRVAMWVRIPNLPMEYQNEILLRRTGYALGRPIRIGQNTVNLARVNFVRACVEVNLEEPLRPSVELLGAVYRVEYKGVNLICFKCGRVGHQREGCADEQSASSEANAREENKEAGVTHGGDSLVSKHADQDAVQGYPVMEKGKETAGPPTSKDGSIEFGSRMIVQGRTSKSRNVQKYKGPGFGKEVPNMKLHGWEGSRRGG; from the coding sequence ATGGAAGAGGACGGCAATGGAGAGGAAGGGGAAAAGGAGGCTGTGGATTATCGGGAGGCCTTGCTAGGGAAGGGACGTGTGAGAAGGGTTGCTCCTCGCTTGCCGAAATACCGAAAGGGTCAAGCAACAATGAAGGTTGATGATATCGCGATGGTTGATTTCTCAAATCAGCTCTGTCCGATCATATTGGTAACCAAAGCTGAACTGGAACAGTTTCGTGCAAACTGGAGGAGCTCCTTGATTGTGAAGGTATTGGGGAGGAGAGTAAGTTATTGGGTCCTCAAGAACCGGCTGCAGAGGCTTTGGCAGCCAAAAGGAGAGTTAACTCTCACGGACTTACCCAATGATTTTTTCATTGTTAAAACTCACGAAGATAGGGATTTTGCGCTTTACAGGGGGCCGTGGACGGTATTAGGTCACTACTTGACGGTTCGGGAATGGGTGCCAGATTTTTTACCGCTAGAGGCGAAAATTGATCGTGTTGCGATGTGGGTGCGAATTCCCAATCTCCCTATGGAATATCAAAATGAGATTCTATTGCGGCGAACGGGGTATGCATTAGggagaccaattcgaattggtcAGAACACGGTAAACTTGGCGAGAGTCAATTTTGTAAGGGCTTGTGTCGAAGTCAATCTTGAAGAACCGTTAAGACCCTCGGTGGAGTTACTAGGTGCAGTTTATCGGGTGGAATACAAGGGTGTCAACTTGATATGTTTCAAGTGCGGGAGAGTGGGTCATCAGCGTGAAGGATGTGCAGATGAACAGAGTGCGAGCTCGGAGGCTAATGCTCGGGAAGAGAATAAGGAGGCTGGGGTAACACATGGGGGTGACTCACTAGTGTCGAAGCATGCTGACCAAGATGCAGTACAAGGTTATCCGGTGATGGAGAAGGGCAAAGAGACGGCCGGACCGCCAACAAGCAAGGATGGCTCCATCGAGTTTGGGTCGAGGATGATCGTACAAGGAAGGACGAGCAAATCAAGGAATGTCCAAAAATACAAAGGGCCTGGGTTTGGAAAGGAGGTGCCAAATATGAAGTTGCACGGATGGGAAGGATCTCGAAGAGGAGGATAA
- the LOC116209275 gene encoding UDP-glucuronate 4-epimerase 3-like — protein sequence MVQMKPMSSSSYSHLVDDIPSTPGKFKMMDKSPYSHHRLFKWHSSLTKLTFWSFLFLGLIFFFFLRSPPPPPHHSGADPSSSSSYPRRHLRNYSWGGPTWEKRVRSSARVRSRNGISVLVTGAAGFVGTHVSAALKRRGDGVLGLDNFNDYYDPSLKRARQALLERAGVFIVEGDINDDALLRKLFEVVAFTHVMHLAAQAGVRYAMENPSSYVHSNIAGLVSILEVCKSANPQPAIVWASSSSVYGLNTKVPFSEKDRTDQPASLYAATKKAGEEIAHTYNHIYGLSLTGLRFFTVYGPWGRPDMAYFFFTRDILRGKPISIFEAANHGTVARDFTYIDDIVRGCLSALDTAEKSTGSGGKKKGPAQLRVFNLGNTSPVPVTELVNILERLLKVKAKRHIMKLPRNGDVQFTHANISLAQRELGYKPTTDLQMGLKKFVRWYQRFYAGGKKSSV from the coding sequence ATGGTGCAGATGAAGCCAATGTCGTCGTCGTCCTACTCCCACCTCGTCGACGACATCCCCTCCACGCCGGGCAAGTTCAAGATGATGGACAAATCCCCTTACAGCCATCACCGCCTCTTCAAATGGCACTCCTCTCTCACCAAGCTCACCTTCTGGTCCTTCCTCTTCCTCGgccttatcttcttcttcttcctccgtTCCCCCCCGCCGCCGCCGCATCACAGCGGTGCTgacccctcctcctcctcctcctaccCCCGCCGGCACCTCCGGAACTACAGCTGGGGCGGGCCCACCTGGGAGAAACGCGTCCGTTCCTCCGCCCGGGTGCGGTCCCGGAACGGGATCTCGGTCCTCGTCACCGGGGCGGCCGGGTTCGTCGGCACCCACGTGTCGGCGGCCCTCAAGCGGCGGGGGGACGGCGTCCTCGGCCTCGACAACTTCAACGACTACTACGACCCGTCCCTCAAGCGGGCCAGGCAGGCCCTCCTCGAACGCGCCGGCGTGTTCATCGTCGAGGGGGACATCAACGATGACGCCCTCCTGAGGAAGCTCTTCGAGGTCGTGGCCTTCACCCACGTGATGCATCTGGCGGCTCAGGCCGGCGTGAGGTATGCCATGGAGAACCCTAGCTCCTATGTCCACAGCAACATTGCTGGTCTCGTCAGCATCCTGGAGGTCTGCAAATCGGCGAATCCTCAGCCCGCGATCGTCTGGGCTTCTTCGAGCTCGGTCTACGGGCTCAACACGAAGGTGCCTTTCTCCGAGAAGGATCGCACCGATCAGCCTGCGAGCCTCTATGCCGCCACGAAGAAGGCTGGGGAAGAAATTGCCCACACTTACAATCACATCTATGGCCTCTCCCTCACCGGGCTGAGGTTCTTCACAGTTTACGGCCCCTGGGGAAGGCCTGACATGGCCTACTTCTTCTTCACGAGGGACATCCTCAGGGGGAAGCCGATCTCGATCTTTGAGGCAGCCAATCACGGGACGGTCGCCAGAGATTTCACCTACATTGACGATATCGTGAGGGGCTGCCTGTCGGCCCTGGACACTGCTGAGAAGAGCACGGGGAGCGGGGGCAAAAAGAAGGGCCCTGCCCAATTGAGGGTCTTTAATCTCGGGAACACTTCGCCTGTCCCCGTCACCGAGCTTGTGAACATCTTGGAGAGGCTCCTGAAGGTAAAGGCCAAGAGGCACATAATGAAGTTGCCAAGGAATGGGGACGTGCAGTTCACGCACGCTAATATCAGCTTGGCTCAGCGGGAGCTCGGGTATAAGCCCACCACCGATCTCCAGATGGGGCTGAAGAAGTTCGTGAGGTGGTACCAGAGGTTCTATGCCGGTGGGAAGAAGAGCTCTGTATGA